GCGTGGGCCGCGGTCACCTTCGGCGTGCCGCCCGAGACGATCCGCGGGCACCGCAGCTACGCCGCCACCCGCTGTCCCGGCGATGCGTTGCAGCGGGTGGTCGACGACGGCAGCCTCGAACGTTGGGTCACCGAGCGGATCGCGGCGGGTGGGGCGCGTCTCGAGTTGACCTGCGGCGGGGCGCTCACGGTCACGTGATGCTGTCCGGAGCGGGGCGCGGCAGGCCCCGCTCCGGAGCGAGCCACCCATGCCTGTCTAGTCTCGGCGTTGAACGCGGCAGGAAGGGCCTGCGGTGACCATTTGGGGCTACCTGCAGCGCCGCTGGGGAACCGTGCTGGAACTGACGATCGAGCACATCGTCCTCGTCGCGGTCTCCGTGACCATCGCCGTGGTGACCGGTGTGTTCCTCGGCACGCTCGTCTACCGCAACAACCGCGCCACCGCGTTGCTTTTGAACGTCACCAACGGTCTGTTCACGGTCCCGGCCCTGGCCTACTTCACCGTCCTCGTGGCCTTGGTCGGGCTCGGCTGGGCCCCGAGCATCATCGTCCTCGCCATCTACGCCCTGCTGCCCATCGTGCGCAACACGGTGACGGGGCTTCGCGAGGTCAACCCGGCGATCGTGAAGGCCGCGACGGGCATGGGCATGGGACGGATCCAGCTCGTGACGCGGATCCACC
This Actinomycetota bacterium DNA region includes the following protein-coding sequences:
- a CDS encoding ABC transporter permease → MTIWGYLQRRWGTVLELTIEHIVLVAVSVTIAVVTGVFLGTLVYRNNRATALLLNVTNGLFTVPALAYFTVLVALVGLGWAPSIIVLAIYALLPIVRNTVTGLREVNPAIVKAATGMGMGRIQLVTRIHLPLAWPVILAGIRVGAVLTVGIAAVAAYISGPGLGREIFGGLAALRSARAVPQAVVGTVGIIFVALLIDAFLVLVGKLTTAKEIR